The Virgibacillus phasianinus genome includes a window with the following:
- the gcvPB gene encoding aminomethyl-transferring glycine dehydrogenase subunit GcvPB — protein sequence MANENFPIIFERSKEGRTSYSLPESDVPEFDLNEGLEDAYVRREAPDLPEVSELEIMRHYTGLSRRNYGVDSGFYPLGSCTMKYNPKINEDVARLNGFSHIHPYQDPKTVQGALEMLYDLQTSLKEITGMHEVSLQPAAGAQGEWTGLMMIRAFHEANGDTERTKVIVPDSAHGTNPASATVAGFDAVTVKSNEKGLVDLEDLKRVVGKDTAALMLTNPNTLGLFETEILEMAKIVHEAGGKLYYDGANLNAIMGYTRPGDMGFDVVHLNLHKTFTGPHGGGGPGSGPVGVSKEIEPYLPKPLLIKGENGYEFEYERPNSIGRVKPYYGNFGINLRAYTYIRTMGAEGLRKVSEYAVLNANYMMRKLEQEFILPYPQHCKHEFVLSGKKQKKLGVRTLDVAKRLLDYGYHPPTIYFPLNVEEALMVEPTETESKETLDGFIDTMIEISEEAKNDPEKVQEAPYTTIVKRMDETTAARKPILRYYK from the coding sequence ATGGCTAACGAAAACTTTCCAATAATATTTGAACGCAGCAAAGAAGGCAGAACTAGCTATAGTTTACCAGAATCAGATGTCCCGGAATTTGATCTTAATGAAGGATTAGAAGACGCATATGTTCGACGAGAAGCACCGGATTTACCAGAAGTAAGTGAACTGGAAATAATGCGACATTATACAGGACTGTCCAGACGGAACTATGGCGTGGACTCCGGTTTCTATCCACTTGGTTCTTGTACAATGAAGTATAATCCAAAAATAAATGAGGATGTTGCCAGGCTCAATGGATTCAGCCACATTCATCCATATCAGGATCCTAAAACGGTTCAGGGTGCCTTAGAAATGTTGTATGATTTACAAACATCATTAAAAGAAATAACCGGTATGCATGAAGTTTCTTTGCAGCCGGCAGCTGGGGCTCAGGGTGAGTGGACTGGATTAATGATGATCCGTGCTTTTCATGAAGCCAACGGAGATACTGAACGTACGAAAGTGATTGTTCCTGACTCAGCTCATGGAACCAATCCAGCATCTGCAACAGTCGCCGGGTTTGATGCAGTTACAGTTAAATCAAATGAAAAAGGATTGGTAGATCTTGAGGATCTAAAACGGGTCGTTGGTAAAGATACTGCTGCGTTGATGCTGACTAACCCAAATACGCTTGGTTTATTTGAAACAGAAATCCTTGAGATGGCAAAAATTGTTCACGAAGCCGGTGGGAAATTGTATTATGATGGTGCAAATCTGAACGCAATTATGGGGTATACACGCCCAGGTGATATGGGATTTGATGTTGTACACCTTAATTTGCATAAAACATTTACTGGCCCTCACGGTGGCGGCGGCCCTGGATCGGGACCTGTTGGTGTTTCAAAAGAAATTGAGCCATACCTTCCCAAACCACTTTTAATAAAAGGTGAAAATGGCTATGAATTTGAGTATGAACGTCCAAATTCAATCGGGCGGGTTAAACCATATTATGGTAACTTCGGAATTAACTTAAGGGCATATACGTATATCCGGACAATGGGTGCAGAAGGTCTTAGGAAGGTTAGTGAATATGCTGTGTTAAATGCTAATTATATGATGCGGAAATTAGAACAGGAGTTTATCCTTCCTTATCCACAGCATTGCAAGCATGAGTTTGTTCTTTCTGGAAAAAAACAGAAAAAACTGGGTGTCCGAACATTGGATGTTGCGAAGCGCTTACTTGATTATGGATACCATCCGCCAACAATCTATTTCCCATTAAATGTTGAGGAAGCATTAATGGTGGAACCAACAGAAACGGAGTCTAAAGAGACACTGGATGGGTTTATCGATACGATGATAGAGATATCAGAGGAGGCTAAAAACGATCCAGAGAAGGTACAAGAGGCTCCATACACAACTATTGTGAAACGGATGGATGAAACAACTGCTGCAAGAAAGCCGATTTTACGATATTATAAGTAA
- a CDS encoding YqhG family protein, with protein sequence MAIKNLNSFLHDYFSAQHCTILNNNDGLLQVKLTEEIDKALMNRPFYWHYMKKMGREGDTSTLTLITNPDKREEKGDWIHFGSPRLQQILRNLVENEKYTKLFQSSSSSTKSALYPWLVINIKISYHGKQNKDEILSLGLHLIKGLMYKDMMDLLQNVTLKPTIDDYCYTIAPIIRLESGFGRIVNVLDSYINNQTHNWAQESLQTLEEEVGLIKHFYTSSTDEETNDDHMQREIDDMKQRYSPKVTYKVVNGGIFYLNDEF encoded by the coding sequence ATGGCAATTAAAAACTTAAATTCATTTTTGCATGACTATTTCTCTGCACAACACTGTACCATTTTAAATAATAATGATGGCTTATTGCAGGTAAAGTTGACCGAGGAAATTGATAAGGCGTTAATGAACAGACCATTTTACTGGCACTACATGAAAAAAATGGGGAGAGAAGGTGACACATCTACACTTACATTAATCACAAATCCTGATAAGCGGGAAGAAAAAGGGGATTGGATTCATTTCGGCAGTCCCCGGTTACAACAAATACTGCGGAATCTTGTTGAAAACGAGAAATATACAAAGCTTTTCCAGTCCTCCAGCTCAAGCACAAAGTCAGCTTTGTATCCCTGGCTAGTGATTAATATTAAAATCAGCTATCACGGGAAACAAAATAAAGATGAAATTCTTTCCCTCGGTTTGCATTTAATCAAAGGGTTAATGTATAAAGATATGATGGACTTATTACAAAACGTTACACTGAAACCAACAATTGATGACTATTGCTATACAATTGCCCCCATTATCAGACTGGAAAGTGGATTTGGAAGAATCGTAAATGTTTTGGACAGTTATATCAATAACCAAACACATAATTGGGCTCAGGAATCATTGCAAACACTTGAAGAAGAAGTGGGTCTGATCAAACATTTTTATACAAGCAGCACAGATGAAGAAACAAATGATGACCATATGCAAAGAGAAATTGATGATATGAAGCAGCGTTATTCACCAAAAGTCACCTATAAAGTGGTTAATGGAGGCATTTTCTACCTGAATGATGAATTTTAA
- the gcvPA gene encoding aminomethyl-transferring glycine dehydrogenase subunit GcvPA, producing MEFRYLPMTEADKQKMLETIGVESTEELFSDIPKQVRFNKELNLKEPTSEVELKRELTKMASINADSVEYSSFLGAGVYDHYIPSVVDHVISRSEFYTAYTPYQPEISQGELQAIFEFQTMICELTGMAVANSSMYDGGTALAEAVNLSAATTKKKKILVSKAVHPESRAVIDSYAKGPHLEIVEIDHKNGLTDLDQLASEIDEDTASVVVQYPNFFGQIEPLQEINELVNQQKKTMLITSSNPLALGYLTPPGQFGADIVVGDTQVFGIPAQFGGPHCGYFATTAKLMRKVPGRLVGQTKDEDGLRGFVLTLQAREQHIRRDKATSNICSNQALNALASSVAMSSIGKHGIKKMAKLNMQKARYAKQQLKEAGFAVTTEGPFFNELVVKLDGSITDINEKLLQKGIIGGYDLERAYPELNGHMLIAVTEIRSKAEIDAFVKELGDIHG from the coding sequence ATGGAATTTCGTTATTTACCAATGACTGAAGCAGATAAGCAAAAAATGCTCGAAACAATTGGGGTTGAATCTACGGAGGAATTATTTTCAGATATACCTAAACAAGTTCGTTTTAATAAAGAGCTCAATTTGAAGGAACCTACAAGTGAAGTTGAATTAAAAAGAGAATTGACGAAAATGGCCAGTATAAATGCCGATTCAGTGGAATATAGCTCATTTCTCGGAGCGGGTGTTTATGACCATTATATTCCCTCCGTTGTAGACCATGTTATATCAAGGTCAGAGTTTTATACAGCTTACACTCCATATCAACCGGAAATTTCACAAGGAGAATTGCAGGCGATTTTTGAATTTCAAACGATGATCTGCGAGTTGACAGGGATGGCAGTTGCAAATTCATCCATGTATGACGGAGGAACAGCACTGGCAGAAGCTGTTAACTTAAGTGCAGCAACCACAAAGAAGAAAAAAATTCTGGTTTCAAAGGCTGTTCATCCAGAATCCCGAGCAGTTATTGATTCATATGCGAAAGGTCCTCATCTTGAAATTGTCGAGATTGATCACAAAAATGGTTTAACGGATTTAGATCAATTAGCAAGCGAAATTGATGAAGATACTGCAAGTGTAGTGGTGCAATATCCAAACTTTTTTGGGCAAATTGAACCATTACAGGAAATTAACGAACTGGTAAATCAGCAAAAGAAAACCATGCTGATTACATCTAGTAATCCGCTTGCACTTGGATATTTGACTCCGCCGGGTCAATTTGGTGCAGATATAGTTGTTGGCGATACACAGGTGTTTGGTATACCCGCTCAATTTGGCGGGCCACATTGCGGTTATTTTGCCACTACTGCAAAGTTAATGCGTAAGGTTCCTGGACGTTTGGTAGGTCAGACAAAAGACGAAGATGGCTTACGTGGATTTGTATTAACGTTACAGGCCCGTGAGCAGCATATTAGACGTGATAAAGCAACATCTAATATTTGTTCCAATCAAGCGTTAAACGCGTTAGCTAGTTCAGTGGCAATGAGTTCGATTGGGAAACACGGTATTAAAAAAATGGCTAAGTTGAACATGCAAAAGGCCCGTTACGCAAAACAACAATTGAAAGAGGCCGGATTTGCTGTGACTACGGAGGGACCGTTCTTTAATGAACTTGTTGTGAAGCTCGATGGTTCAATTACGGATATTAATGAAAAACTACTCCAAAAAGGAATTATCGGCGGATACGATTTGGAACGGGCGTATCCAGAGCTTAATGGCCATATGTTAATTGCGGTAACGGAAATACGTTCAAAGGCTGAAATTGATGCTTTTGTTAAAGAACTGGGGGATATACATGGCTAA
- a CDS encoding DEAD/DEAH box helicase — protein sequence MDSIHIEKDKAFINDLQHTMEQNGPFSTWDLFQMAYQAELTTMTPTFNELRALEYVPHVNFLSHQLECAKQVIEQMNGRAILADEVGLGKTIEAGLILKEYMVRGLIQKVLILVPASLVNQWVQELNEKFYIPAVSFRKNYAWDQCDIIVSSIDTAKRDPHREQIADLNFDFILIDEAHKLKNHKTQNYEFVRSLKKKYCLLLTATPVQNKLSDIFNLVSILKPGYLGNYEEFLQRYGTDRKKIKQDSYLKQLIQHVMVRNTRTNTELNTVKRHIKTIWVSFSDEERTVYDQLHGLSAELPGFTKITLQRELCSSREACYLSMKKMQTKSPDLPAFDPLLTEIEQLQGHSKALKLVELLKDIGDEKVIIFTEYRSTQLFLQWTLQQHGITSVPFRGGFKKGKKDWMKQLFQNHAQVLIATEAGGEGINLQFCHHLINYDLPWNPMRLEQRIGRIHRYGQENDVFIYNLAIKETVEEHIMSLLYEKINLFERVIGNLDAILAELNIKDMEDEIQAIFAESSSDGETRIKLNNLTSIIESTSESTDSKEQQYGN from the coding sequence ATGGATTCTATACACATCGAAAAAGATAAAGCGTTTATTAATGATTTACAACATACAATGGAGCAAAATGGCCCCTTCTCGACATGGGATTTATTCCAAATGGCTTATCAGGCCGAACTAACAACAATGACGCCGACTTTCAATGAGTTACGTGCTCTGGAGTATGTGCCCCATGTGAATTTTCTTTCCCATCAGCTTGAATGTGCAAAACAGGTCATTGAGCAAATGAATGGAAGGGCCATACTTGCTGACGAAGTTGGATTGGGGAAAACAATAGAAGCTGGTCTAATTTTGAAGGAATACATGGTTCGGGGATTAATTCAAAAAGTACTGATTCTCGTGCCTGCCTCACTGGTCAATCAGTGGGTGCAGGAATTAAATGAAAAATTTTATATACCGGCTGTCTCATTTCGAAAAAACTATGCATGGGACCAATGTGACATCATCGTCTCATCGATTGATACCGCGAAACGGGATCCGCACCGTGAGCAAATTGCCGATTTAAATTTCGATTTTATTCTGATTGATGAGGCACATAAGTTAAAAAATCATAAAACCCAGAATTACGAATTTGTACGATCCCTAAAGAAAAAATACTGCCTATTACTAACGGCAACACCGGTACAGAATAAACTATCTGATATATTCAACTTGGTTTCGATACTAAAACCCGGCTATTTAGGAAACTACGAGGAATTTCTGCAGCGCTATGGGACAGATCGGAAGAAAATTAAGCAGGACAGCTATTTAAAACAATTGATTCAACACGTAATGGTGCGAAACACCAGAACAAATACAGAATTAAACACGGTTAAACGCCATATTAAAACCATATGGGTTTCGTTTTCTGATGAAGAACGAACGGTTTATGATCAATTACATGGCTTGTCTGCTGAATTGCCTGGATTTACTAAAATAACATTGCAGCGGGAACTTTGTTCATCTAGGGAAGCATGCTATTTATCCATGAAAAAAATGCAAACAAAGTCACCAGATTTACCTGCGTTTGATCCGCTTTTAACAGAAATCGAGCAGCTCCAAGGTCACAGCAAAGCACTAAAGCTCGTTGAGTTACTAAAAGATATTGGCGATGAAAAGGTAATTATTTTCACGGAGTACCGCTCTACCCAGCTCTTTTTGCAATGGACTCTACAGCAACATGGGATAACCTCTGTCCCCTTTCGCGGTGGATTTAAGAAAGGGAAAAAGGATTGGATGAAACAGTTATTTCAAAATCATGCCCAGGTGTTAATCGCTACAGAAGCAGGTGGTGAAGGAATCAATTTGCAATTCTGTCATCACTTAATCAATTATGATTTACCATGGAATCCGATGCGATTGGAACAGCGGATTGGCCGTATTCATCGATATGGTCAGGAAAACGATGTATTTATCTATAATTTGGCAATTAAAGAAACCGTTGAAGAACATATTATGAGTTTGTTATATGAAAAAATTAATTTATTTGAACGTGTGATCGGAAATTTAGATGCAATTCTTGCCGAATTAAATATTAAAGATATGGAAGATGAAATTCAGGCAATTTTTGCTGAATCATCCTCTGACGGCGAAACAAGAATTAAGCTAAATAACCTCACCTCTATTATTGAGAGCACATCAGAATCAACCGACAGTAAGGAGCAGCAATATGGCAATTAA
- the pruA gene encoding L-glutamate gamma-semialdehyde dehydrogenase produces MVLPYTHEPFTDFTNEENRKAFEAALKQVESDFGKEYDLVIGGKRITTDKKNKSINPSNKEQVVGVVSQADQELVEKAFQSAKEAFKTWSRWDPKVRAEILFRAAAIVRRRKHEFSATMVYEAGKPWGQADADTAEGIDFMEYYGRHMIELAQGKPVNDRPGENNEYVYQPTGVGVTIPPWNFAFAIMCGTTVAPLVTGNTVLQKPAEDTPVVAAKLVEVLEEAGLPDGVLNFVPGDPSEIGDYLVDHPTTKFVNFTGSRATGTRIYEKAAKVQEGQKHLKHVVVEMGGKDTIIVDKNADLDLAADAIVNSAFGFQGQKCSACSRAVIHQDVYDEVLEKSIEFTKKLSVGNPVNDTYMGPVINQKQFDKIRDYIEIGQKEGKLKIGGEIDDTNGYFIQPTIFAGLDPEARIMQEEIFGPVVGFTKAKDFDEMLDIANNTDYGLTGAVISNNREHLNRARTEFDVGNLYFNRGCTAAIVGYHPFGGFKMSGTDAKAGGPDYLQNFLQAKTISEQL; encoded by the coding sequence TTGGTATTACCATATACACACGAACCATTTACTGATTTTACTAATGAAGAAAATCGCAAAGCCTTTGAAGCGGCTCTAAAGCAGGTAGAAAGTGACTTTGGCAAAGAGTATGATCTCGTAATTGGTGGAAAACGGATAACCACTGACAAGAAAAATAAATCGATTAACCCTTCAAATAAGGAACAGGTGGTTGGAGTGGTCTCACAAGCGGATCAGGAGTTAGTCGAAAAGGCGTTCCAATCCGCAAAAGAAGCTTTTAAAACATGGAGCAGATGGGATCCAAAAGTCCGGGCAGAAATTCTATTTAGAGCGGCTGCGATAGTTCGACGTCGCAAACATGAATTTTCCGCGACGATGGTCTATGAAGCAGGTAAACCTTGGGGACAAGCAGATGCAGATACAGCTGAGGGAATCGACTTTATGGAATATTACGGCCGTCACATGATTGAGCTTGCGCAGGGTAAGCCAGTAAACGACAGGCCAGGTGAAAATAATGAATACGTCTATCAGCCAACAGGTGTCGGTGTTACCATTCCACCTTGGAACTTTGCCTTTGCAATTATGTGTGGAACGACCGTGGCACCACTTGTAACAGGTAACACAGTATTGCAAAAACCGGCAGAAGATACACCTGTCGTTGCCGCAAAGCTTGTTGAAGTTCTTGAGGAAGCTGGCCTGCCAGACGGTGTACTGAACTTTGTACCAGGTGATCCTAGTGAAATTGGTGATTACCTCGTTGACCATCCCACGACGAAATTCGTTAATTTTACAGGTTCACGTGCAACAGGTACACGGATTTATGAAAAAGCTGCTAAGGTACAAGAAGGACAAAAACACCTCAAACATGTGGTCGTAGAAATGGGCGGAAAAGACACGATTATCGTTGACAAGAATGCTGATCTTGATCTTGCTGCAGATGCTATCGTTAACTCCGCATTTGGTTTCCAGGGTCAAAAATGTTCAGCTTGCTCACGGGCAGTAATTCATCAGGATGTTTATGATGAAGTGTTAGAAAAATCAATTGAGTTTACGAAAAAATTATCCGTCGGCAACCCGGTAAATGATACGTATATGGGACCTGTCATCAACCAAAAGCAATTTGACAAAATCAGGGACTATATTGAAATTGGCCAAAAAGAAGGCAAGTTAAAAATAGGTGGAGAAATTGACGATACAAATGGTTATTTCATTCAGCCGACTATTTTTGCAGGACTTGATCCAGAGGCAAGAATTATGCAGGAAGAAATTTTCGGTCCTGTTGTTGGTTTTACGAAAGCAAAGGATTTTGATGAAATGCTAGACATAGCCAATAATACTGATTATGGTCTAACAGGTGCAGTTATTTCAAATAACAGAGAACATCTAAACCGTGCCCGTACAGAATTTGATGTAGGAAATCTGTATTTTAACCGGGGCTGTACGGCAGCAATTGTGGGATACCACCCGTTCGGAGGATTTAAAATGTCAGGTACAGATGCAAAAGCCGGCGGTCCGGATTATCTGCAAAATTTTTTACAAGCAAAAACGATATCTGAGCAATTGTAA
- the gcvT gene encoding glycine cleavage system aminomethyltransferase GcvT: MSELKRTPLYPVYQESGAKTVDFGGWDLPVQFSGIKHEHEVTRTKAGLFDVSHMGEITVEGAQSLDFLQRVLTNDISKLTPNRAQYTIMCYENGGTVDDLIVYMLDENRYLLVVNAANTEKDFEWLQTQNQDAVTITNVSKDYVQLALQGPKAEAILQSVTKANLSEIKFFRFENPVYFTNIDAGAIVSRTGYTGEDGFEIYIDAKCGVDLWNLLLEAGKEEGIEPIGLGARDTLRFEANLALYGQELSKDITPIEAGLGFAVKVNKEADFIGKSALKEQVENGADRKLVGIEMIDKGIPRHDYIVFKGENEIGFVTSGTQSPTLNKNVGLVLINSHFAKEGTEIMVQVRKRKLKAKVVKTPFYKRSK; encoded by the coding sequence ATGAGTGAGTTAAAACGGACACCACTTTATCCGGTGTATCAGGAGTCTGGAGCTAAAACTGTAGATTTTGGTGGCTGGGATTTACCAGTACAGTTTTCCGGAATTAAACATGAACATGAAGTAACACGAACAAAAGCAGGTTTATTTGATGTCTCGCACATGGGTGAAATTACAGTTGAAGGAGCACAAAGTCTAGATTTCTTACAGCGGGTATTGACTAACGATATTTCTAAATTAACACCTAACCGCGCTCAATATACAATTATGTGTTATGAGAATGGCGGCACGGTTGATGATTTAATTGTCTACATGCTAGACGAGAACAGGTATCTATTAGTGGTCAATGCCGCAAATACAGAAAAGGACTTCGAATGGTTACAAACACAGAATCAAGATGCTGTAACAATTACGAACGTTTCAAAGGACTATGTACAACTTGCATTACAAGGACCGAAGGCGGAAGCTATTTTACAATCGGTGACGAAAGCAAATTTAAGTGAAATCAAATTTTTCCGTTTTGAAAATCCAGTATATTTCACAAATATCGATGCCGGTGCAATTGTTTCTAGAACAGGGTACACGGGTGAAGATGGGTTTGAAATATATATAGATGCAAAATGCGGGGTCGATCTTTGGAATTTGCTTTTAGAAGCAGGAAAAGAAGAAGGTATCGAACCTATTGGACTTGGAGCACGTGATACGCTGCGTTTTGAGGCTAATTTGGCATTATATGGACAAGAGCTTTCCAAAGATATCACACCTATTGAAGCGGGTCTTGGCTTTGCTGTTAAGGTTAATAAGGAAGCTGATTTCATCGGAAAAAGTGCTCTTAAAGAACAAGTGGAAAATGGCGCTGACCGGAAACTTGTCGGAATTGAAATGATAGACAAAGGAATTCCGCGTCATGACTACATTGTATTTAAAGGGGAAAATGAAATTGGATTTGTTACATCCGGCACTCAATCACCAACATTGAATAAAAATGTCGGCTTGGTGTTAATTAACAGTCATTTTGCAAAAGAAGGCACAGAAATTATGGTGCAGGTTCGCAAACGTAAATTAAAAGCAAAAGTGGTTAAGACACCATTTTACAAGCGCTCAAAATAG
- a CDS encoding vitamin B12-dependent ribonucleotide reductase: MTLSIAVEESKTIDVIQLNKDIESFQQVHPITDDMKLTHKGVSRLVMLDRYAFKDTEKKTLKDGDFVVLTVKADPKFPARGLGFVKSINWEEKFADIQVDQEFVSVLDNEAEAKTGVVKRPLDVIDKPLEIYYEQIARRNATGLSNVEQTQEKQQEWFDKFNHELANLNFIPAGRVLYGAGAETDVTYFNCYVMPYIKDSREGISDHRKQVMEIMSRGGGVGTNGSTLRPRNTLARGVNGKSSGSVSWLDDIAKLTHLVEQGGSRRGAQMIMLVDSHPDIIEFIISKMQNPRILRYLIENTEDEQIKQLAQEKLKFTPLTETEKDLYQGIVNYQSIPGLGGFTNDAIKEAKEKSNTGGTYSVHNSEFLTGANISICLTKELMAAIDNDEMYALRFPDVENYTEQQMKEYNENWHEVGDVRKWEEMGYGVRVYRRIKAKELWNLINVCATYSAEPGIFFIDNANEKTNAKAYGDQVVATNPCGEQPLAPYSVCNLAAVNLSEMANRQTKSINFEKLKQTVRTGVRMQDNVIDATPYFLAENKKQALGERRVGLGVMGLHDLLIYCETEYGSAAGNELVDQIFETISTTAYRTSIELAKEKGSFPFLIGESDTETLSLRKAFISTGYMKGMPEDIREDILKYGIRNSHLLTVAPTGSTGTMVGVSTGLEPYFSFTYYRSGRLGKFIEVKADIVEKYLENNPGQDPDNLPHWFITAMELAPEAHADTQCVIQRWVDSSISKTVNAPKGYTVNQVENVYRRLYNGGAKGGTVYVDGSRDSQVLTLKAEENTFSDNSTNTVVTPTKPKVVLVDTVHELDKTNVTIGSEVGDTCPVCRKGSVEDMGGCNTCTNCGAQLKCGL; this comes from the coding sequence ATGACATTGTCGATTGCTGTTGAAGAGAGCAAAACGATTGACGTTATCCAGTTAAACAAAGATATTGAATCATTTCAACAGGTGCATCCAATAACCGATGATATGAAATTAACCCATAAAGGTGTATCGCGGCTGGTAATGCTGGATCGATATGCTTTTAAGGATACAGAGAAAAAAACATTAAAAGATGGAGATTTTGTGGTATTAACCGTAAAGGCAGATCCAAAGTTTCCTGCACGCGGCTTGGGATTTGTGAAGTCAATTAATTGGGAAGAAAAGTTTGCTGATATTCAAGTGGATCAGGAGTTTGTCTCCGTATTGGATAATGAAGCGGAAGCGAAAACAGGGGTTGTGAAACGACCACTCGATGTAATTGATAAGCCACTTGAAATTTATTATGAACAAATCGCCAGACGTAATGCAACAGGCTTATCAAATGTAGAGCAAACACAGGAAAAACAGCAGGAATGGTTTGATAAATTTAATCATGAACTAGCCAATTTAAATTTTATTCCTGCCGGACGAGTATTATATGGTGCCGGAGCTGAAACAGACGTAACGTACTTTAACTGTTACGTGATGCCATATATAAAGGATTCACGCGAGGGTATCTCAGATCATCGAAAACAAGTGATGGAAATCATGTCACGAGGCGGTGGAGTAGGGACGAATGGATCGACTCTACGACCGCGAAATACATTAGCAAGAGGCGTTAACGGAAAGTCATCCGGATCGGTTTCCTGGTTAGATGACATTGCGAAACTCACACATTTAGTTGAGCAAGGCGGATCAAGGCGTGGTGCTCAAATGATAATGTTAGTAGATTCTCACCCTGACATTATCGAATTTATTATTTCAAAAATGCAGAATCCAAGAATTCTACGTTACTTAATCGAGAACACGGAAGATGAACAAATTAAACAACTTGCACAAGAGAAACTGAAATTCACCCCGTTAACCGAAACGGAAAAAGATCTCTACCAGGGAATTGTAAACTATCAAAGCATTCCTGGACTTGGTGGATTTACAAACGATGCTATAAAAGAGGCAAAAGAAAAATCAAATACTGGCGGAACGTATTCTGTGCATAATTCGGAATTTCTGACCGGTGCCAACATCTCCATTTGTTTAACCAAAGAATTGATGGCGGCCATTGACAATGATGAGATGTATGCACTGCGTTTTCCTGATGTTGAGAATTACACTGAACAGCAAATGAAAGAATACAACGAGAATTGGCATGAAGTCGGAGATGTGCGTAAATGGGAAGAAATGGGATATGGCGTACGTGTATACCGCCGTATTAAAGCAAAAGAACTATGGAACCTCATTAATGTATGTGCGACATATTCAGCGGAGCCTGGAATTTTCTTCATCGATAATGCAAATGAGAAAACAAATGCAAAAGCATATGGAGATCAGGTAGTGGCAACAAATCCGTGTGGTGAACAACCGCTAGCACCATATTCTGTCTGTAATTTAGCAGCAGTAAACTTGTCGGAGATGGCTAATCGTCAAACTAAATCAATTAACTTTGAAAAGTTGAAACAAACAGTACGTACCGGTGTAAGGATGCAGGATAATGTGATTGATGCTACACCATATTTCTTAGCAGAAAATAAGAAACAGGCATTAGGGGAACGTCGTGTCGGTCTAGGTGTGATGGGGCTGCATGATTTGTTAATCTATTGTGAAACTGAGTATGGTTCGGCTGCAGGAAATGAGTTAGTGGATCAGATTTTTGAGACCATTTCAACAACCGCTTATCGTACATCGATAGAATTAGCTAAAGAAAAAGGAAGCTTTCCGTTTCTTATTGGGGAATCTGATACAGAAACATTATCATTAAGAAAAGCATTTATTAGCACAGGTTACATGAAGGGAATGCCAGAAGATATAAGGGAAGATATTCTTAAGTATGGAATTCGTAACTCTCACCTCTTAACTGTTGCACCTACTGGGTCAACCGGGACAATGGTCGGCGTTAGTACAGGATTAGAGCCTTACTTCTCATTCACTTATTATAGAAGTGGCAGACTTGGTAAATTTATCGAAGTGAAAGCAGATATCGTTGAAAAGTATCTGGAAAATAACCCTGGACAAGATCCAGATAACTTACCACATTGGTTTATTACAGCAATGGAATTGGCACCGGAAGCCCATGCCGATACACAATGTGTAATCCAGCGCTGGGTAGATAGTTCCATTTCAAAAACGGTAAACGCTCCGAAAGGATATACGGTCAACCAAGTGGAAAATGTGTATCGCAGGTTGTACAATGGTGGGGCGAAAGGCGGAACGGTTTACGTTGATGGAAGCCGTGACTCTCAGGTGCTAACACTAAAGGCAGAAGAAAATACATTTAGTGATAATAGTACCAATACAGTTGTCACACCAACGAAACCAAAAGTAGTATTGGTCGATACCGTCCATGAGTTGGACAAAACGAATGTTACCATTGGCTCCGAGGTAGGAGATACCTGTCCTGTATGCCGAAAAGGCAGTGTAGAGGACATGGGTGGATGTAATACATGCACAAACTGTGGTGCACAATTAAAATGTGGTTTGTAA
- a CDS encoding rhodanese-like domain-containing protein: protein MILLIAIIVALIVYITLRYLNQRKYLKTLTEDQFREGYRKAQLIDVREPQEFKKGHILGARNIPVTQMKQRLVEIRKDKPVYLYCQSGSRSARAAQMLHKRGYLDLNQLKGGFKRWTGKVKS from the coding sequence ATGATACTATTAATTGCGATAATAGTGGCACTTATCGTTTATATCACATTACGATATTTAAACCAGCGAAAATATTTAAAAACGCTGACTGAAGATCAATTCAGAGAAGGATATCGAAAAGCACAATTAATAGATGTAAGAGAACCACAAGAATTTAAAAAAGGCCATATTCTTGGAGCACGAAACATACCAGTTACACAAATGAAGCAGCGTCTTGTTGAGATCAGAAAAGATAAGCCGGTTTATCTGTATTGTCAAAGTGGCAGCAGATCTGCAAGAGCGGCACAAATGCTTCATAAGCGAGGCTATTTGGATTTGAATCAGCTAAAAGGCGGATTTAAACGTTGGACAGGTAAGGTTAAATCATAA